Proteins encoded by one window of Manduca sexta isolate Smith_Timp_Sample1 chromosome 12, JHU_Msex_v1.0, whole genome shotgun sequence:
- the LOC115451879 gene encoding E3 ubiquitin-protein ligase RBBP6 isoform X4: MSVHYKFKSALDYDTVTFDGLHISVGDLKAAISQQKRIGKTSDFDLQITNAQTKEVYIDDNTLIPKNTSLLVARVPLAQQPKKQWENSNNNLSSLHKDVAPNKGLADLSRMEGSEQDKINAMISQSTFDYDPSNYQKIRGQNQRGAVPANYICYKCQKRGHWIKDCPAANSGDPVEIRRSTGIPRSFMVPVEGPKAPGAMMTPSGTFAVPAVDHEAYMASENSGGGDAPPSNAPIASEPNIPDELICSLCRDLLTDAVMIPCCGNSFCDECIRGALLESEDHECPDCREKEISPTTLIPNRFLRNSVLSFRNQTGYSRRTPHRPAAAPPQSRPPPMDVPPPAVSQPPLNGPVQPAAPSSTGPPQSHKPDLEPPSNIPMNMPRIDEQRASTPTIDERRDPMSSQVMYNRGAPPYVPGLPPPPSHYNEPPYSRSLRPGPFNDRYPPDPYQPPPPGIKDSPSNGSRSMSRGRIRRSPWSPRRRRSRDSSPSPRRRVMRYRSPGPRSPLRSPLRSPLRSPPRSPVRSPLRSPRRSVLRSPPPRPLSPHRYAGVYDELLSPPRRSVEPPYGARYGPRSSVPPPVYPPLGVKPPASMGNVPMHPDPPPGYRGRYDAAPFEEIPPGLEPPVPGFEPSPFEKPSFGPPGPIERERIPPPNFRDPYRPPTYEGPPGYRDMSMPPVSSEIPVHVGEQPPRYRDNFRPGPTYRDQSSVPFRDGQPYRDSGSQGAYRDPNFRPPQFRDSNYRNAPPYREGSFRDNVSHTNFREGGVPYRPPSADPREPIPLNYHDANYRENFREDNNAPREYNRSAGYRPNVRSRVGPRRNPNAEGDRHREREGRDRDRYNENRDNPDRPDRNRDVDRRPVYDKARDTREDRPREFERGREYEKEREHGTPDKKTRLSPKRSRETRDKKRSESRGRSRDRERDNRRDKKDDRVHEKSSNDRSRDHKEKEKKLKERKKKKREKEKDTEKKKKRDKKEKKDKETVKKEDLGVTKDDTKEMEKQEKPPEVDKTVKTEKSDIDIEKVKCETSSKAEGNIKSKDDLYGDEAADAVDNEIIQNYVKTENNVVNNEVKNLEAANKDEPFDGIELQANADELDLKVEMETNSQPNSNMLAPMPELSKWEVDEENVEKAKEPGEITSPEEEEDGTKVTSDVIKRAENAIFAKAIHSLRPIEIKKISSDRLKLYGDDQPKVPMNNIQITVPVADAEQRSIEINDKKKRHSKTPPPRLSVKERLGGKIDDVRRGREPRVVHSTVERVKSRSKTPKKEQPYRRVTVEKERNKKDTAGRSDSSKSERRVFSEGIKSDKQRGGSPRGFKKCFDKNPRDDKRNNSRDRDQEKNTTDNKAMPTDRERKKSILDEAHFEPDYDENVESDGETKEDIGKKRERSGSLSGRDHVDVKKLKIDNDSIKLDLTNVKKKPETESETSTDSDFSSSSSSSDARKRKKKKKRAKKKKKRAASDSDSESESSTDEHKKKKKKRKHKKKASKKKKKSKHK, encoded by the exons ATGTCtgttcattataaatttaagaGTGCATTGGATTATGACACGGTCACATTCGATGGGCTTCACATATCTGTAGGCGATTTGAAAGCTGCTATATCGCAACAAAAACGTATAGGAAAAACTTCCGATTTTGATTTGCAGATCACCAACGCCCAGACTAAAGAAG tttacATTGATGACAACACTCTAATCCCTAAGAACACATCACTGTTAGTGGCAAGAGTGCCCCTTGCACAACAACCAAAAAAACAGTGGGAGAATTCTAACAATAACTTATCATCACTCCATAAAGATGTGGCACCTAACAAGGGATTGGCAGATCTATCTCGCATGGAAGGTAGCGAACAGGATAAAATAAATGCTATGATATCACAATCCACCTTTGACTACGATCCTAGCaa TTATCAGAAAATTAGAGGACAGAATCAGAGAGGTGCTGTACCAGCTAATTACATTTGTTACAAGTGTCAAAAGCGTGGGCATTGGATCAAAGATTGTCCTGCGGCAAATTCA GGTGACCCGGTGGAAATAAGGCGTAGTACAGGCATTCCCCGGAGTTTTATGGTTCCTGTTGAAGGCCCCAAGGCACCTGGCGCCATGATGACCCCAAGCGGAACCTTTGCTGTTCCTGCAGTTGATCA TGAGGCTTACATGGCGTCAGAAAATTCAGGCGGTGGCGATGCTCCACCGTCGAACGCGCCCATTGCGAGCGAGCCGAACATACCTGATGAACTCATCTGCAGCCTGTGTCGAGACCTTCTCACCGATGCTGTCATGATACCGTGCTGCGGAAATTCCTTCTGTGATGaat GTATCCGAGGCGCTTTGCTGGAGTCTGAGGACCACGAGTGTCCAGATTGTCGCGAAAAAGAAATATCTCCGACAACATTGATACCCAACcg GTTCCTGAGAAACTCGGTTTTATCATTCCGCAACCAGACGGGGTACAGTCGGCGCACACCGCACCGACCCGCTGCCGCCCCGCCGCAGTCTCGTCCCCCACCTATGG ATGTACCACCTCCAGCTGTGTCGCAACCCCCGCTGAATGGGCCCGTGCAGCCTGCGGCTCCGAGTAGCACAG GGCCGCCTCAGTCTCATAAGCCTGATCTAGAACCTCCCTCCAATATACCAATGAAT ATGCCTAGGATTGATGAGCAAAGAGCGAGCACACCTACTATTGATGAGAGGAGGGATCCAATGTCTTCGcag GTGATGTATAATCGTGGAGCTCCGCCGTACGTTCCGGGCCTGCCGCCGCCGCCCTCACATTATAATGA GCCTCCATATTCAAGATCTTTACGGCCGGGGCCGTTCAACGACCGCTACCCGCCCGACCCGTACCAACCACCGCCGCCTGGCATCAAAGATTCGCCGTCTAACgg ATCTCGCTCTATGTCGCGGGGCCGCATTCGTCGCTCGCCCTGGTCGCCGCGCAGGCGTCGCTCCCGAGACAG TTCCCCGTCGCCACGGCGGCGTGTGATGCGGTACCGATCACCGGGCCCGCGTTCGCCGCTGCGCTCCCCGTTACGTTCGCCGCTACGTTCGCCGCCGCGTTCGCCAGTGCGTTCGCCGTTGCGTTCTCCGCGACGGTCGGTTTTGCGTTCACCGCCGCCTAGACCGCTTTCCCCGCATCG ATACGCCGGAGTTTATGATGAACTGTTGTCGCCACCGAGACGTAGTGTTGAGCCGCCGTATGGAGCCAG atatGGTCCTAGAAGCAGTGTTCCTCCACCTGTTTACCCGCCATTGGGAGTAAAACCTCCTGCGAGTATGGGAAATGTCCCCATGCACCCTGATCCGCCACCGGGTTATCGAGGCCGCTATGACGCAGCTCCATTTGAAGAAATTCCACCAGGTTTAGAACCACCTGTGCCAGGATTTGAACCATCTCCATTTGAGAAACCATCATTCGGCCCACCAGGCCCAATTGAACGTGAAAGAATTCCGCCTCCTAATTTTAGGGACCCCTACAGACCACCCACATACGAAGGGCCACCTGGGTACAGGGACATGTCAATGCCTCCTGTGTCTAGTGAGATACCAGTACATGTCGGAGAACAACCGCCACGTTATCGCGATAATTTTAGACCCGGGCCTACTTATCGTGATCAAAGTTCAGTTCCATTCCGGGATGGACAACCGTATAGAGATTCTGGGTCCCAAGGAGCTTACCGTGATCCCAATTTCCGACCTCCTCAATTTCGGGATAGCAATTACAGAAATGCTCCTCCATACAGGGAAGGTAGCTTTAGAGATAATGTGTCGCATACTAATTTCCGTGAAGGAGGAGTTCCTTATAGACCACCTAGTGCCGATCCTCGGGAACCAATACCTCTCAATTACCACGATGCCAATTACCGTGAGAACTTTAGAGAAGATAACAATGCTCCCCGGGAATACAACAGATCAGCAGGATACAGACCTAATGTCCGCAGTAGAGTCGGGCCAAGACGTAATCCTAATGCTGAAGGTGACAGACACAGGGAAAGGGAGGGCCGCGATAGAGATCGTTACAATGAAAACCGTGACAACCCTGACAGGCCGGATAGAAATCGGGATGTAGATAGGAGACCTGTGTATGATAAAGCTCGTGATACACGGGAAGACCGGCCTCGTGAATTTGAAAGGGGTCGAGAATATGAAAAAGAACGGGAACATGGCACACCAGACAAGAAAACTCGTTTATCGCCTAAACGAAGTAGAGAAACGCGTGATAAAAAACGTAGTGAATCAAGAGGACGTTCGAGAGATCGTGAACGTGACAATAGAAGAGATAAAAAGGATGATAGAGTTCATGAAAAATCCTCTAATGACAGAAGTAGAGACCACaaggaaaaagaaaagaaacttaaggaaagaaaaaagaaaaagaggGAAAAGGAAAAAGACACAGAAAAGAAGAAAAAACGagataaaaaggaaaaaaaagacAAGGAAACTGTCAAAAAAGAAGATTTAGGAGTAACCAAAGACGACACCAAGGAGATGGAAAAACAGGAGAAGCCACCTGAAGTCGATAAAACAGTAAAAACTGAAAAAAGTGATATTGATATTGAAAAAGTTAAGTGTGAGACGTCGTCTAAGGCGGAGGGTAATATAAAGTCTAAAGATGATTTATATGGCGATGAGGCTGCCGACGCTgttgataatgaaataatacaaaattatgtcaAAACTGAAAATAATGTTGTTAATAATGAAGTAAAAAACCTCGAAGCTGCTAATAAGGATGAACCGTTTGATGGAATAGAACTTCAAGCTAACGCAGATGAACTAGATTTGAAAGTTGAGATGGAAACCAATAGTCAGCCAAATAGTAATATGTTAGCACCTATGCCTGAATTATCTAAATGGGAAGTAGACGAAGAAAATGTAGAAAAAGCAAAGGAACCCGGAGAAATAACTTCACCTGAAGAGGAAGAAGATGGAACTAAGGTTACATCGGATGTTATAAAGCGTGCCGAAAATGCTATATTTGCTAAGGCCATACATTCTCTAAGACCTATAGAAATCAAGAAGATTAGTAGTGATCGTCTAAAATTATATGGTGATGATCAACCTAAAGTACCTATgaacaatattcaaataacaGTCCCAGTAGCCGATGCGGAACAGAGATCAATagaaattaatgataaaaagaaAAGACATTCAAAAACTCCTCCCCCGAGACTGTCTGTCAAAGAACGCCTCGGTGGAAAAATTGACGATGTTCGTAGAGGGCGCGAACCGCGAGTTGTGCATAGTACGGTAGAACGCGTAAAATCACGGTCTAAAACTCCAAAGAAAGAGCAGCCGTACCGAAGAGTAACAGTGGAGaaggaaagaaataaaaaagacacaGCTGGGAGATCAGATTCATCAAAAAGTGAAAGACGTGTTTTTTCTGAAGGCATAAAAAGCGACAAACAGCGCGGTGGAAGCCCACgtggttttaaaaaatgttttgacaaAAATCCTAGAGATGACAAAAGGAATAATTCACGTGATCGTGATCAGGAAAAGAATACGACGGACAACAAAGCTATGCCTACTGATCGTGAAAGAAAGAAATCAATTTTAGATGAAGCGCATTTTGAACCAGATTATGATGAAAATGTAGAATCTGATGGTGAGACCAAAGAAGATATTGGGAAAAAGCGCGAACGTTCTGGATCGCTTAGTGGTCGCGATCACGTTGATGTCAAGAAACTTAAAATTGATAATGATTCTATTAAATTAGATCTTACGAACGTTAAAAAGAAACCTGAAACTGAAAGTGAAACATCAACCGACTCGGACTTTTCGTCTTCATCATCGTCATCGGACGCTCGTAAGCGCAAGAAGAAAAAGAAACGCgcaaagaaaaagaagaaacgTGCTGCAAGTGATAGCGACAGTGAGTCTGAATCTAGTACAGACGAGCAcaagaaaaagaagaagaagcgCAAGCACAAGAAGAAAGCTAGTAAGAAAAAGAAGAAGTCAAAACACAAGTAA
- the LOC115451879 gene encoding E3 ubiquitin-protein ligase RBBP6 isoform X3: protein MSVHYKFKSALDYDTVTFDGLHISVGDLKAAISQQKRIGKTSDFDLQITNAQTKEVYIDDNTLIPKNTSLLVARVPLAQQPKKQWENSNNNLSSLHKDVAPNKGLADLSRMEGSEQDKINAMISQSTFDYDPSNYQKIRGQNQRGAVPANYICYKCQKRGHWIKDCPAANSGDPVEIRRSTGIPRSFMVPVEGPKAPGAMMTPSGTFAVPAVDHEAYMASENSGGGDAPPSNAPIASEPNIPDELICSLCRDLLTDAVMIPCCGNSFCDECIRGALLESEDHECPDCREKEISPTTLIPNRFLRNSVLSFRNQTGYSRRTPHRPAAAPPQSRPPPMDVPPPAVSQPPLNGPVQPAAPSSTGPPQSHKPDLEPPSNIPMNMPRIDEQRASTPTIDERRDPMSSQVMYNRGAPPYVPGLPPPPSHYNEPPYSRSLRPGPFNDRYPPDPYQPPPPGIKDSPSNGSRSMSRGRIRRSPWSPRRRRSRDRSLSLSRSPSPRRRVMRYRSPGPRSPLRSPLRSPLRSPPRSPVRSPLRSPRRSVLRSPPPRPLSPHRYAGVYDELLSPPRRSVEPPYGARYGPRSSVPPPVYPPLGVKPPASMGNVPMHPDPPPGYRGRYDAAPFEEIPPGLEPPVPGFEPSPFEKPSFGPPGPIERERIPPPNFRDPYRPPTYEGPPGYRDMSMPPVSSEIPVHVGEQPPRYRDNFRPGPTYRDQSSVPFRDGQPYRDSGSQGAYRDPNFRPPQFRDSNYRNAPPYREGSFRDNVSHTNFREGGVPYRPPSADPREPIPLNYHDANYRENFREDNNAPREYNRSAGYRPNVRSRVGPRRNPNAEGDRHREREGRDRDRYNENRDNPDRPDRNRDVDRRPVYDKARDTREDRPREFERGREYEKEREHGTPDKKTRLSPKRSRETRDKKRSESRGRSRDRERDNRRDKKDDRVHEKSSNDRSRDHKEKEKKLKERKKKKREKEKDTEKKKKRDKKEKKDKETVKKEDLGVTKDDTKEMEKQEKPPEVDKTVKTEKSDIDIEKVKCETSSKAEGNIKSKDDLYGDEAADAVDNEIIQNYVKTENNVVNNEVKNLEAANKDEPFDGIELQANADELDLKVEMETNSQPNSNMLAPMPELSKWEVDEENVEKAKEPGEITSPEEEEDGTKVTSDVIKRAENAIFAKAIHSLRPIEIKKISSDRLKLYGDDQPKVPMNNIQITVPVADAEQRSIEINDKKKRHSKTPPPRLSVKERLGGKIDDVRRGREPRVVHSTVERVKSRSKTPKKEQPYRRVTVEKERNKKDTAGRSDSSKSERRVFSEGIKSDKQRGGSPRGFKKCFDKNPRDDKRNNSRDRDQEKNTTDNKAMPTDRERKKSILDEAHFEPDYDENVESDGETKEDIGKKRERSGSLSGRDHVDVKKLKIDNDSIKLDLTNVKKKPETESETSTDSDFSSSSSSSDARKRKKKKKRAKKKKKRAASDSDSESESSTDEHKKKKKKRKHKKKASKKKKKSKHK from the exons ATGTCtgttcattataaatttaagaGTGCATTGGATTATGACACGGTCACATTCGATGGGCTTCACATATCTGTAGGCGATTTGAAAGCTGCTATATCGCAACAAAAACGTATAGGAAAAACTTCCGATTTTGATTTGCAGATCACCAACGCCCAGACTAAAGAAG tttacATTGATGACAACACTCTAATCCCTAAGAACACATCACTGTTAGTGGCAAGAGTGCCCCTTGCACAACAACCAAAAAAACAGTGGGAGAATTCTAACAATAACTTATCATCACTCCATAAAGATGTGGCACCTAACAAGGGATTGGCAGATCTATCTCGCATGGAAGGTAGCGAACAGGATAAAATAAATGCTATGATATCACAATCCACCTTTGACTACGATCCTAGCaa TTATCAGAAAATTAGAGGACAGAATCAGAGAGGTGCTGTACCAGCTAATTACATTTGTTACAAGTGTCAAAAGCGTGGGCATTGGATCAAAGATTGTCCTGCGGCAAATTCA GGTGACCCGGTGGAAATAAGGCGTAGTACAGGCATTCCCCGGAGTTTTATGGTTCCTGTTGAAGGCCCCAAGGCACCTGGCGCCATGATGACCCCAAGCGGAACCTTTGCTGTTCCTGCAGTTGATCA TGAGGCTTACATGGCGTCAGAAAATTCAGGCGGTGGCGATGCTCCACCGTCGAACGCGCCCATTGCGAGCGAGCCGAACATACCTGATGAACTCATCTGCAGCCTGTGTCGAGACCTTCTCACCGATGCTGTCATGATACCGTGCTGCGGAAATTCCTTCTGTGATGaat GTATCCGAGGCGCTTTGCTGGAGTCTGAGGACCACGAGTGTCCAGATTGTCGCGAAAAAGAAATATCTCCGACAACATTGATACCCAACcg GTTCCTGAGAAACTCGGTTTTATCATTCCGCAACCAGACGGGGTACAGTCGGCGCACACCGCACCGACCCGCTGCCGCCCCGCCGCAGTCTCGTCCCCCACCTATGG ATGTACCACCTCCAGCTGTGTCGCAACCCCCGCTGAATGGGCCCGTGCAGCCTGCGGCTCCGAGTAGCACAG GGCCGCCTCAGTCTCATAAGCCTGATCTAGAACCTCCCTCCAATATACCAATGAAT ATGCCTAGGATTGATGAGCAAAGAGCGAGCACACCTACTATTGATGAGAGGAGGGATCCAATGTCTTCGcag GTGATGTATAATCGTGGAGCTCCGCCGTACGTTCCGGGCCTGCCGCCGCCGCCCTCACATTATAATGA GCCTCCATATTCAAGATCTTTACGGCCGGGGCCGTTCAACGACCGCTACCCGCCCGACCCGTACCAACCACCGCCGCCTGGCATCAAAGATTCGCCGTCTAACgg ATCTCGCTCTATGTCGCGGGGCCGCATTCGTCGCTCGCCCTGGTCGCCGCGCAGGCGTCGCTCCCGAGACAGGTCATTATCGCTTTCTCG TTCCCCGTCGCCACGGCGGCGTGTGATGCGGTACCGATCACCGGGCCCGCGTTCGCCGCTGCGCTCCCCGTTACGTTCGCCGCTACGTTCGCCGCCGCGTTCGCCAGTGCGTTCGCCGTTGCGTTCTCCGCGACGGTCGGTTTTGCGTTCACCGCCGCCTAGACCGCTTTCCCCGCATCG ATACGCCGGAGTTTATGATGAACTGTTGTCGCCACCGAGACGTAGTGTTGAGCCGCCGTATGGAGCCAG atatGGTCCTAGAAGCAGTGTTCCTCCACCTGTTTACCCGCCATTGGGAGTAAAACCTCCTGCGAGTATGGGAAATGTCCCCATGCACCCTGATCCGCCACCGGGTTATCGAGGCCGCTATGACGCAGCTCCATTTGAAGAAATTCCACCAGGTTTAGAACCACCTGTGCCAGGATTTGAACCATCTCCATTTGAGAAACCATCATTCGGCCCACCAGGCCCAATTGAACGTGAAAGAATTCCGCCTCCTAATTTTAGGGACCCCTACAGACCACCCACATACGAAGGGCCACCTGGGTACAGGGACATGTCAATGCCTCCTGTGTCTAGTGAGATACCAGTACATGTCGGAGAACAACCGCCACGTTATCGCGATAATTTTAGACCCGGGCCTACTTATCGTGATCAAAGTTCAGTTCCATTCCGGGATGGACAACCGTATAGAGATTCTGGGTCCCAAGGAGCTTACCGTGATCCCAATTTCCGACCTCCTCAATTTCGGGATAGCAATTACAGAAATGCTCCTCCATACAGGGAAGGTAGCTTTAGAGATAATGTGTCGCATACTAATTTCCGTGAAGGAGGAGTTCCTTATAGACCACCTAGTGCCGATCCTCGGGAACCAATACCTCTCAATTACCACGATGCCAATTACCGTGAGAACTTTAGAGAAGATAACAATGCTCCCCGGGAATACAACAGATCAGCAGGATACAGACCTAATGTCCGCAGTAGAGTCGGGCCAAGACGTAATCCTAATGCTGAAGGTGACAGACACAGGGAAAGGGAGGGCCGCGATAGAGATCGTTACAATGAAAACCGTGACAACCCTGACAGGCCGGATAGAAATCGGGATGTAGATAGGAGACCTGTGTATGATAAAGCTCGTGATACACGGGAAGACCGGCCTCGTGAATTTGAAAGGGGTCGAGAATATGAAAAAGAACGGGAACATGGCACACCAGACAAGAAAACTCGTTTATCGCCTAAACGAAGTAGAGAAACGCGTGATAAAAAACGTAGTGAATCAAGAGGACGTTCGAGAGATCGTGAACGTGACAATAGAAGAGATAAAAAGGATGATAGAGTTCATGAAAAATCCTCTAATGACAGAAGTAGAGACCACaaggaaaaagaaaagaaacttaaggaaagaaaaaagaaaaagaggGAAAAGGAAAAAGACACAGAAAAGAAGAAAAAACGagataaaaaggaaaaaaaagacAAGGAAACTGTCAAAAAAGAAGATTTAGGAGTAACCAAAGACGACACCAAGGAGATGGAAAAACAGGAGAAGCCACCTGAAGTCGATAAAACAGTAAAAACTGAAAAAAGTGATATTGATATTGAAAAAGTTAAGTGTGAGACGTCGTCTAAGGCGGAGGGTAATATAAAGTCTAAAGATGATTTATATGGCGATGAGGCTGCCGACGCTgttgataatgaaataatacaaaattatgtcaAAACTGAAAATAATGTTGTTAATAATGAAGTAAAAAACCTCGAAGCTGCTAATAAGGATGAACCGTTTGATGGAATAGAACTTCAAGCTAACGCAGATGAACTAGATTTGAAAGTTGAGATGGAAACCAATAGTCAGCCAAATAGTAATATGTTAGCACCTATGCCTGAATTATCTAAATGGGAAGTAGACGAAGAAAATGTAGAAAAAGCAAAGGAACCCGGAGAAATAACTTCACCTGAAGAGGAAGAAGATGGAACTAAGGTTACATCGGATGTTATAAAGCGTGCCGAAAATGCTATATTTGCTAAGGCCATACATTCTCTAAGACCTATAGAAATCAAGAAGATTAGTAGTGATCGTCTAAAATTATATGGTGATGATCAACCTAAAGTACCTATgaacaatattcaaataacaGTCCCAGTAGCCGATGCGGAACAGAGATCAATagaaattaatgataaaaagaaAAGACATTCAAAAACTCCTCCCCCGAGACTGTCTGTCAAAGAACGCCTCGGTGGAAAAATTGACGATGTTCGTAGAGGGCGCGAACCGCGAGTTGTGCATAGTACGGTAGAACGCGTAAAATCACGGTCTAAAACTCCAAAGAAAGAGCAGCCGTACCGAAGAGTAACAGTGGAGaaggaaagaaataaaaaagacacaGCTGGGAGATCAGATTCATCAAAAAGTGAAAGACGTGTTTTTTCTGAAGGCATAAAAAGCGACAAACAGCGCGGTGGAAGCCCACgtggttttaaaaaatgttttgacaaAAATCCTAGAGATGACAAAAGGAATAATTCACGTGATCGTGATCAGGAAAAGAATACGACGGACAACAAAGCTATGCCTACTGATCGTGAAAGAAAGAAATCAATTTTAGATGAAGCGCATTTTGAACCAGATTATGATGAAAATGTAGAATCTGATGGTGAGACCAAAGAAGATATTGGGAAAAAGCGCGAACGTTCTGGATCGCTTAGTGGTCGCGATCACGTTGATGTCAAGAAACTTAAAATTGATAATGATTCTATTAAATTAGATCTTACGAACGTTAAAAAGAAACCTGAAACTGAAAGTGAAACATCAACCGACTCGGACTTTTCGTCTTCATCATCGTCATCGGACGCTCGTAAGCGCAAGAAGAAAAAGAAACGCgcaaagaaaaagaagaaacgTGCTGCAAGTGATAGCGACAGTGAGTCTGAATCTAGTACAGACGAGCAcaagaaaaagaagaagaagcgCAAGCACAAGAAGAAAGCTAGTAAGAAAAAGAAGAAGTCAAAACACAAGTAA